The Pseudomonadota bacterium sequence TATTTATTACTTTTCCGGAAGATGGAAAAAATCCGTAATTAGAAAGACTTCTGTTAAAGTGTCATTATAGGGTGACAACAGGGATGTTGTTCTCCGGTGTTGTGTTCCATCGTATTCTCATATTAAAGAGTTTTAGCGTTACGATAATCTACTGAGGAGAGGGTGTGTATGATAGACTTTAAAAAAGGCACAGAACAGATGGATCACCCGGAGATTCTTTGCCGGCTTTTTTTCCCATGCAAGGGATCCGTGGAAGGCCTGAGACTGCCGAATGTGCTAAGCCCTCTTTTTGAGGTGGAAGAAGGCGTTTCTATTGGCTGCCGGTTTTACCCAATACAAAAAGATGGCCCCAATATTTTATATTTTCACGGAAATGGTGAGACATGCCTCGATTACGACTATATTGCACCGCTTTATTGGCAGCGGGGGATAAATCTTTTTGTGGCTGATTATCGTGGGTATGGATACAGCGGAGGCAGACCCACCTGTAGCAGCATGGTGAATGATGCCCATCCGACCTTTCATGGTTTTGTGACTTTGCTTCGTGATCAGGAATACACCGGTGATCTTTTTGTAATGGGCAGATCCTTAGGAAGTGCCCCTGCTCTTGAAGTGGCCTATTATTACCATGAAAAATTAAAAGGATTGATTGTGGAAAGTGGTTTTGCCGTTGCCAGAAATCAGTTTGGAAGGCTGGGCGCCCTTCACCTGCTCAAAGAAGGAGAAGAGCCTGTCGGTTTCGGTAATGACCTGAAGATAAAGGAAGTAACCATCCCCACTTTGATTATTCACGGGGAAGAGGACGAGATTATCCCGTCCACGGAGGGTAGGGCGCTTTATGCACTATCCGGGGCTTCGGAGAAGGTCTCGCTCTTTGTACCTAATGCCGGCCATAATGACCTGATGATGCTTGCTACGAATGAATATATGACGGCCATTGAAAAGTTTACAAAAAGGCAATAAAGAAGCAAAGATGGAACATCATATACATTATATATAAATGAGCTTGCTTCATACATTGTAGTATCCTATAATGTAGAAACTTCTAAAATTATACTATTAAGGAGAATAGAATGGCGCTTACGGGGATACAGATTTTCAAGCTTCTTCCCAAGACAAATTGCGGAGAATGCAAGCTTCCTACCTGCCTGGCCTTTGCAATGGCGCTGGCATCCGCCAAGGCTGAACTCGACGCATGTCCTTATGTGGCTGATGATGCGAAGGAACAGTTGTCTGATGCGAGTGCCCCCCCGATAAGGCAGTTGACGATAGGGGCAGGGGATTTTGAGGTAAAGACCGGCGGCGAAACGGTTTTGTTCAGGCATGAGAGGACATTTATTAATAAACCTGGTCTTGCAATCCTTATAACTGACTGCATGGATGACGGGGAAGTGGAGAGTAGATTTGCAAAGCTCGCTTTTCTTCAGTATGAACGGGTTGGCCTGACGCTGAGACCAGAGCTTGTTGCATTGAAGGAGACGGGCAATAGGGAAAGATTTATTAACCTTGTAAAAAAGGCCTGCAAAGAGCCGTACAGCATAATTCTCATGTCCTCTGATCAATCTTTTATGAAAGCTGCCCTTGACATTGCAAAAGACAGGAAACCCCTCATATACGCTGCAACTAAAGATAATTACGAGGCCTTCGGCGAGCTTGCAAAGGAATATGCCTGCCCGCTTGCCGTAGCCGGACAGGGTATGGAGGGAGTGGCGGACTTGACGGGGAAACTTATTGGCATGGGGCTTAAAGACCTTGTAATAGACACTTCAACACGAACAATAAGAGAGAGCTTTCAGGAACAGTTGATTATCAGGCGTGCAGCCATCATGAGTAAGTATAAACCGCTTGGATTCCCGACTATTGTTTTTCCTGCGGAAATGACCGGCGACCTGATGAAGGAAACGCTTATCGCCTCATGCTTTATTGCTAAATATGCAGGGATTATCGTTATGAGTGATTTTGAAGGCGAAAGCATCTTTCCGCTTCTCCTCGAGAGGCTGAACATATATACGGATCCGCAGAGACCCATGACAACGCAGGAAGGCATCTACCCTGTAAATAACCCGGATGAGAAT is a genomic window containing:
- a CDS encoding alpha/beta hydrolase, with amino-acid sequence MIDFKKGTEQMDHPEILCRLFFPCKGSVEGLRLPNVLSPLFEVEEGVSIGCRFYPIQKDGPNILYFHGNGETCLDYDYIAPLYWQRGINLFVADYRGYGYSGGRPTCSSMVNDAHPTFHGFVTLLRDQEYTGDLFVMGRSLGSAPALEVAYYYHEKLKGLIVESGFAVARNQFGRLGALHLLKEGEEPVGFGNDLKIKEVTIPTLIIHGEEDEIIPSTEGRALYALSGASEKVSLFVPNAGHNDLMMLATNEYMTAIEKFTKRQ
- the acsC gene encoding acetyl-CoA decarbonylase/synthase complex subunit gamma, encoding MALTGIQIFKLLPKTNCGECKLPTCLAFAMALASAKAELDACPYVADDAKEQLSDASAPPIRQLTIGAGDFEVKTGGETVLFRHERTFINKPGLAILITDCMDDGEVESRFAKLAFLQYERVGLTLRPELVALKETGNRERFINLVKKACKEPYSIILMSSDQSFMKAALDIAKDRKPLIYAATKDNYEAFGELAKEYACPLAVAGQGMEGVADLTGKLIGMGLKDLVIDTSTRTIRESFQEQLIIRRAAIMSKYKPLGFPTIVFPAEMTGDLMKETLIASCFIAKYAGIIVMSDFEGESIFPLLLERLNIYTDPQRPMTTQEGIYPVNNPDENSPVLITCNFTLSYFIVSGEIENSRIPSWLCVMDTEGLSVMTAWAAGKFSGDIVGIFIKKSGIADKVTHRKLIIPGYAAMILGDLEEELQGWEILVGPREAAHIPAYLKMQKS